The DNA sequence TCAGTAGCCATCagtagctggctaacgttagctagttagcctAGCTGATCGCTAGCACCACAAAGCATTGAACACTTCTTTGTGCTGCTATGACTCGAGGTATTTAACACTAGCTTGTTAGCATTCATCATTGGCTTGCTTCTTTATTAACCGGTTAACTTAGGCTACAGTTACACGAGAAGGTAGCTAGTTAAGTAACGTTACAGATGTAAAACTACAATTCCAGGGTTatattatacatttaaaaaatatatacttttggcACGCAAATATTGTCAGTACAGtagctaagtagctagctagtgttcatttacattttgaatggtctATTGACTACTAGACAATGCTGCTCAAAGATGACACCAGCTAGATAATATTTAAGAATTCTTTGTTCATAACTAGCGAGCTAGTTAAATGCATGTCCTGGTATTCTAGATCAGAGAAGCCCTACCTAGGCTACAACCACGTTGAATGACTAGTGTTATTGATATTTACGCAATGATGCAGTAACATTTCTGGTAGACCCAGTCATCTGACTGAATATATTTATTGTAACTAGTAGCTACATGTCCATAATTTTCAAGAACTGGTCAGCTGGATACACTAACCAGCTACAGTGTAAGACGTATCATGCTTGAGTCATTGGGACTTCTGAATTCTGTCACATTTAGCTTAGTTACAGAACTGAAAAGGGTTCTGGGTGACAAGGCACCATTATATACATCACACAAAGCTGTTCTGCATTGCTTATTATTGTAAACTATTGACACACATacctaaatggtaccctattccctatatagtgtacttcttttgaccagagccctatagagtgGTGAGGAGTTTATTGTGTCCGGAAGGAAATTCACCATTCATTTTCTGTATTCAGGGTTCACTCAAACATCCTTTTGAGTTTTGTTCTACTGTTGACAGTTACATCTGATTTTGAGATTGTATATCGACTTGCTCCTTAAATATAAGTCATCTGACTTATTATTTTCAGTCTGAATTGTTTAATCAAACCTTTTGCAGCCGGTTCCTTATATCAGGGCATAAAAACTATAATCTGTTTCCTGAATTAGCCTAGTGTGCATGTGCGCCCAGCTGGTACACATGCACACTACTGATGGCCCAAGCTCGTTTTCCCTGGCTAAACTAGCTGGCTAACTGAATGCTAGTTTTCAAATACTGCACCCTCAATTCTGATTCTAACAACACAGCCAGATATGTACAGTACCGTATCCTTTTTTTCAACTGACTATTGTAGTTGTTGATTAAATCAGACTTTATTAATATGATGAGCTATCCAGAAACGTCATGAGGTAATTGGCACAGGAAAATATCAGCTCTACAGATCACAATGACTATAATGAATGGCTAAATTACTTCCGGACACTAATGGTCTTTGGGGTGCCTCTTCCTCGTCACcaccctatgggccttggtcaaagtagtacactatatagggaattgggtgtaatttgggatgcacacacagAGATTGGTGAAGGCAGCTGGAGGCTCTCTAGCCGGTAGCCATCATGCAGTCTGTCCTGCTGTGCCCTGAGAAGGGAGAAAAGGCGTCTCCATCTTAAGCCCGCtgctatctctgtctatctgcaGGCAGCGTGTTTGCTGTTGAAGGCTGGGGTGCAAATGCCGGCTGATTACTGACTGCCATTTTAGAACGGTCACATAATGTACAGTAAATAAATAGCCTCATGGCTGAGTCATTTTACATGGTCAATGTGGTGTTTgactgctgatgtgtgtgtgtgtctctctcagcaTGGTGAGGAGAGCGTTTCCCATGTTGCATTAGTGGAAGTGtgacatgctggcctgtctgccAGCATCATCAGGTTAACCTACCCCCCGATTTCTCTCCCACACGCAGATGAACACTGGACTTCAGCAATGTAAGTGTTTTTATTTGATATAATTGAGTACTATAATATCAGAGAAATCAGTTTCCTCTTCATATTTCTACTTAATTAGTTGTATATCTGTTCCAGTCATTAGTTGAATGAATTAACTTTGGTTAGGCTAAAATGTATtgttccctccctctatccttgttCCCATCCTAGGGGACACTACACAGAAGATGAAATCTGCCAACTATCCAACCCCAGCAGAATTGGATGCCTTTGCTAAGAAAGTCGCCAACAATCCTCTGACCATAAAGATCTTCCCCAACAGTGTCAAAGTACCACAGAGGAAGCACATCCGCCGCACTGTGAACGGGTTGGACACATCCAGCTCCAGCCAGCGCCAGAGTTCTTACCCGTCTCAGGTCAGCAGCACCAGAGCGGGCCTCCTGGCCGTCCTCCGCACTTCGCCTGGCAAAGGCGTCCTCACAGACACGGACAGCAGCCGAGCCCATCTGCTTCCCAAACCATCCATGAACCTCCACAGCGGGCCATACGTTGCTCAGAGCACTTTAAACCACCCCCAGCCTGTCCCCCACCTCCAGGGCATGTCTCAAACCCAGCCCCAGGCATTGGCACAGAAAAAGGGCCATCCACAGCATGCTCTGCAGCACAACATGCCTCACCCCATGACTTCACAGCCACCGAATATGCCTCAAACTTTACAGCAACAGAACATGGCCCACCCTCAAACTTTACAGCTGCAACAAAGCTTGTCCCAGCTGCAAACGGTACAGCAGAATGTCCAGCGGCAGCAGAGTTTGCCTCACACGCAGACtttacaacagcagcagcagcaaaatcAGACTCGGCCACAAACCttacaacagcagcaacaacagcagcataTTCTTCATCCTCCGACTCTGCAGCACCAGACTCTTCCCCACCAACAAGCTTTACTACAGCAGGCTCGGGCTCAAGGTCTCCGGCACCTGCCTGAGGTAGCCCAGGCCCAGCCTCCACCTAGTCTGCAACTTTCCCAGGGCCTGCAGCACCCCCACTGCCTGCCCCAGTCACAGTCTCTCCCCCAGGGCCTGCGACACCTGTCTGATGTGGCCCAGGCCCAGCCACCCAGTCTGCAACATTCCCAGGGCCTCCCCCCATCTCAGTCTCTCCCCCAGGTCTCCAGTGCTGGCCCTGGCTCCCCCTCTGCTTCCAATGCCCTGCAACCCCAGCCAGGCCCCCCCTATGGCCCCAGGAAGCTGCCAGATGCAGACGCCCCACCAAACGTAACCGTATCTACCTCCACCATCCCACTGTCCATGGCGGCCGGCCTGCACCACAACCGGCCGGGCACCGACCTGAGCAGCATCGTGCACCAGATCAACCAGTTCTGCCAGGCTCGGGCTGGACTAGGCGCCACCTCGGTGTGCGAGGGCCAGATCGCCAACCCCAGCCCCATCAGCCGTAACCTCCTCATCAATGCCAGTTCCAGGGTCAACACACCCCACAACTTTGGCCTCCTTCCCTCGTGCCTGCTGGGCCACACAGAGAAAGCCCCTGGAGGGTCCCAGGGCCCTGCTGGTGCTAATGGCCTACAGCCCAACATGGCTGTCATGAACCGGATGCCACCTACTTTCCATACTGACACGAAGCAgcagttacagcagcagcagttacagcagcagcagttacagcagcagcagttacagcagcagcagttgcagcagttacagcagcagcaattaCAGCAGCAGCAATTACAGCAGGCTCACCAGCATCAACATCAGTTACAGCAGCTCCAACAGGTTcaccagcagcagcaacaacatcaTCAGTTACAGCAGCAACATCAGCTCCAACAGCAGCAAATCCAACAGCAGCGCTCCTGGAACCAGCACCAGCTGGCTCACATGCAGCATCTGCCTGATGGAGCCCAACCCTGCAAGAACCCCAGGAGGGAAGCCCCCTCTGGGCCTGGCTTCCCTGCCAAGACCCACAATTACCCCCAAAAGCTGCTGGCCCCACAGCCACAATCTTTCCCCATTAAACACCCATCAGACAAGACAACCCCCTCGCCCCCCGTCACCGGCCCAGCGGGCGGCACCATGCCAAGCTACACCAACGGGCGCTACTTGCAGGTTCCATGGGACAGCGTCCTACAAGCAGCCAAAAGTGACGGTCTAGGCCCACAGGATTTGCCCATGGCCTTCCAGGGGGGCCCGGAAGGGGCCTCCATAGACTGCAGCACACCAGGATCACAGTACCGACCTGGAGCCAGACCCGGGGTCCCAGACCTGGGTCAGACCAAGCTGATGCAGCAGAATGTGTCTGATTACCTGTCTGGGGATTTCCAGGCGTTCCAGCAGAACCCAGGCGCCATGGGGAAGATACCCAGGCCCCCCATGGGTAGAGctccagcccagagcccagagctaGGTAACAGTAGAAATATCCATGCTCACCACCCAGGCTATAGATAGATATCTATCTCTCTTCACCTCACCAGTCGTGTGTTATGGTTGGTGAATGATTTCAAGGTTACAATCAGGTGTAAACATGTAGATATCTTGCAAGTGATCAATTGAATGTTCTCCCTAGTCGGTTGCTCCTGctctcaatgtttttttttaatgcgtCCTCAGCCCTTTAAAATGGTATCTGTTAAACCTTAGTGCCAGATGAAAGGTTTTATATTGCTATTCCGGTGATGAGGAATACTTACTCATACCACAACATGGACATCTGCTGATTGTAGTATTTTCTGGGATACGCTATTGTGATCTAGGACTAGTTAGAGAACATAGTAGGGCTACTTCCTTTCCACATAATAAGTGCCAGTTATGCCCAGGTTGTCATGGAACCAACCACTCCCTTTTACAGTGGCTGAAAATTGGGTTTTCTTTCCTGTCCTATGTTTACATTTACGCATCTATAAAAAATCCATATAGACATGATGGAGGATACATGCTTTTTAATGCCCCAATGGGACTAATTTGCTGAAGGGGTATTTGTGTATGCTAATATGAATCAGGTCAATGTCTAAGAGTATATTCTTACTTCAATCTCTCCCAATATACAGTAAGGTAATGCTACAGCCATTGTGTCCTGTCCTCTTGTGTATGGTAAGGCCTTAAGACGGAGTGCTTTTGAAGTcatttttaattgtttattttatcCCTACCGTGTGAGGTTACTTTAATTGTCTCTACTTGAATTTCACCGGTGACGTTTTCAGTATGAAGACTTGGAGAATCAAGATGTTATGCTAAACATTTACAAAAGGAACAAAAGCTCACTTCTGGAAAAACATTAAATGTCTTAGAATAATGTGAACCCTGTAGAATCAATCCCCTGATCTTGAAAGGGATTGTCTGTGTGCGCAAAGACCAAATTGATCACTTGCAAGTACAACTGAACATACCAGAGGGTTAATGTTATTTGCTACTTTGTTTCACCATTCTACACTACTGTAAACAATTCCTTGTGGATCTTTGCCTGTCTGTGGGGGTTTTGGTAAGCTGAGGGGTATCCTACGAAGCAGgtttgtggagttagagaggtaACTTTGCTCAACTGAGTTCAACTCGGGATAACCGGTCATAcgaaagtggctcaccttttagccaggtaaatctctggcaacaaatccttcagaactaacctgctctggGGAAGGCTAACTCCACTTACACTGAATGAAATGACTGAGCCACGAGTGGAGGACCAACAGAGTTAGATTTCCACCCTCTTGCAAAGATGGCGTCATGATCCC is a window from the Oncorhynchus tshawytscha isolate Ot180627B linkage group LG14, Otsh_v2.0, whole genome shotgun sequence genome containing:
- the LOC112267068 gene encoding protein FAM222B-like; the protein is MNTGLQQWDTTQKMKSANYPTPAELDAFAKKVANNPLTIKIFPNSVKVPQRKHIRRTVNGLDTSSSSQRQSSYPSQVSSTRAGLLAVLRTSPGKGVLTDTDSSRAHLLPKPSMNLHSGPYVAQSTLNHPQPVPHLQGMSQTQPQALAQKKGHPQHALQHNMPHPMTSQPPNMPQTLQQQNMAHPQTLQLQQSLSQLQTVQQNVQRQQSLPHTQTLQQQQQQNQTRPQTLQQQQQQQHILHPPTLQHQTLPHQQALLQQARAQGLRHLPEVAQAQPPPSLQLSQGLQHPHCLPQSQSLPQGLRHLSDVAQAQPPSLQHSQGLPPSQSLPQVSSAGPGSPSASNALQPQPGPPYGPRKLPDADAPPNVTVSTSTIPLSMAAGLHHNRPGTDLSSIVHQINQFCQARAGLGATSVCEGQIANPSPISRNLLINASSRVNTPHNFGLLPSCLLGHTEKAPGGSQGPAGANGLQPNMAVMNRMPPTFHTDTKQQLQQQQLQQQQLQQQQLQQQQLQQLQQQQLQQQQLQQAHQHQHQLQQLQQVHQQQQQHHQLQQQHQLQQQQIQQQRSWNQHQLAHMQHLPDGAQPCKNPRREAPSGPGFPAKTHNYPQKLLAPQPQSFPIKHPSDKTTPSPPVTGPAGGTMPSYTNGRYLQVPWDSVLQAAKSDGLGPQDLPMAFQGGPEGASIDCSTPGSQYRPGARPGVPDLGQTKLMQQNVSDYLSGDFQAFQQNPGAMGKIPRPPMGRAPAQSPELGNSRNIHAHHPGYR